ctgatttgcagaggatcaaacggtttcagagatggcagcaaggcttgatgcagaaaagttcacaggcaagaatgattatggcctgtggaagatgaagatgaaggcggttttaattcaacaaggcttggcggcagttcttgcaaaaccagaggagaaaggaaaggctccagtgcttgatgaaaaagctcaggcaaagatggaggaaatgcagctcaaggcacattctgcagtgattctgtgccttggagataaggtcttgagggaagttcaagaagccaagactgcggtggagatcttggacaagttagatgaagtttacttggccaaatccttggctaaccggctgtatctcaagaagaggctgtatgcctatagtttttctggagataggtccatcattgagcagctagaggagttcaacaagattattgatgacctgggatctgttgatgtcaagatctcagatgaggataaggccattctcaccttgaatgccttgcctagctcgtatgaccagctaagtgatgcaattatctatggaagagataaacctatcacctatgcagaagtctattcagccttgatggccaaagaactccagaagacagccaacagaggctctgcaagctccaatgttcaagctgcagaggccttgaatgtgaagaagttcaagaagcagaacttcaagaagaagtttgagggccctaaaccctcaagttcagatgctcagaaggaaaccagagcttgctattggtgcaagaaacctggacatttgaagaaagattgtcatgcatggaagagaaagatggcctctgagggacacaatcaatctgattgtgtggagagtgctgatcccccggctcaactcatgaatatcagtgatagtggggtcagtcataggtggataatggactcggggtgcagcttccatatgtgccccaatagaagctggtttcatgatcttcaagaagcatcgggtacggttgttcttggtaataaccacatttgtcagatcaaaggaatagggaaggtaaagctaagcctacaagatggctctataaagatcctaactggggtgaggtatattccagaagtgaagaggaacctcatttcattgggaatgctggaacagaaagggttcaccatattgatgagtcaaggaaaattgtttgtgaaatctggagatgcagtgatgatggaggctgacagagagcatattctctattatctgaaggctaaggctgttgatggagaaagcaatgcagtgtcagatgattccataatgctatggcacaagagattgggccacccagccgaaggaagcttgaaagaactcatcaagaagggtctgatctctggagatttcaacaagatggacccctgtgagcagtgtatacttggaaaggctaagaaggcaccctatcctacaggtattcactcttctacagcccctttagactacatacatagtgatctttgggggccttcaccggtgtgttcaattggtggaggaaagtattatctagctatcattgatgactatacaaggaagttgtgggtatatattcttaaagaaaaatctgaaacactcacaaagttcaaaatatggtgtaaggaggttgagctagagaagggtagaagtgttaaatgcttaaggacagacaatggcctagagttcttgtctgctgagtttgatctgttttgtaaagagaagggtatgaagaggcaccggactgttcctggtaatcctcagcaaaatggtgttgtggaaaggatgaataggacaatcctagagagggtgaggtgcctacttcttgggtctggtttgagcagcagattctggggtgaggctgtgtatacagcagcctatctcatcaataaatgcccatctactgccctgaaatctgaaactcctgattacatgtggtatggagctcatagtgactactcaaaatacaaggtgtttgggtgtgtggcctatgctcatgctaggcaaagtaagcttgaagctagggctctgaaatgtatcttgctggggtatcagaggggtgttaaggggtataggctctggtgtattgagcccggtaagcagaaggtcttggtgagtagggatgtggtgttcttggaggatcagatgccatacctgaaagataagctggactccagtgaagatgagggtgatttcttcaaggtggagcctgtgggggttggcctaggagcaggtggagttattgactcagggagtgagtctgattcagataaagaagaggctccaactcagggcaaccaggctgctgaaggtattgatggtgcagatccactcacatataaagaagctatgcagagcaaagatagagaaagatggattgaagccatgaatgaggaaatagagtctttactcaagaacaaaacatggattttggtggacaaatccaagctgaatacaattgaaaaggggagagtgaaggtgattaagattaacaccttgcacaatccggctgacatgctaacaaagtctctaggtagagacaagtttgatcattgcaagaaattgatcaatgtttgtgcaagaactgagatgagccctcaggtggagaattgtaataatggagtgctcatttcagttggaagaagctcggctagaaaggagttcggtaagctcggcttaccgagctggaactagcctggaactagccgagaagaagaagaaggcagaagtcggtaagctcagcggtaaggaagctcggtaaggaagctcggcgttgagctggaatgagccgagaaggaagagttcggttgtaagccgagaaggagttcggtcttgagccgaggaaggagttcggtcttaaaccgagaaggaagaagcaacctagccgaactagccgttggagcagcagttagttagctgagatgtagcggttattcttcttgctttcttgattcttcttgtagttagttagtagcagttgctacttgattatagagcttaaatagctcaccgtgtatgtagtttagagtagagtttaatcaataaagagttttccagttttctctccaagattatcatcttcaatactcaaagtgtgagtgtgtgtgttttctgcattgtgtgatctcatacaacagtgagtgtgtgtgtgatcttattgagtgtgtgaaagccttgtgtgtgcgaatcctaacATACATATAATATGAAAAAGTTAAtaccaaataattaaaataacaaaatgcgACCTATGGAATATACTTTTAGTTTTCTTTAGCCACTAATTACGAATCGATTTGGATTTAGAAAAGGAGTTAGCATAGTCCAATAAATACTTTTCACTAAATTTAATACTATCATGAAAAATCggatattttattgaaataatgGACCATTTCTTTGACAATACTTGAATGGAAGCCAGCTTGACTTAAGAGTCTGCAATTTCACTTTATTAAAACCAATTTAAATAAACCTAGTAGGACCTTACTTACAacatccacagtggtgcggatgtcccggcggacatccccgcggacatcccCAAAACAcattctgccacgtcataaagaCTTCcaactgcactgccacgtcataaggacttcccactgcacagtgacggGCATCctcaaggacatcccgacgaacttcccataataataaaaattcacgaattcaccaaattaaacaatttacggaattaaacaatttacagaattaaaattttgccacgattacggaataaaaatttcattaaataaaaagtggtgcgaatgaaatgaagttcaacgagccgtatttatagaatttttgaaaaaaaatataaaataatcgggacgtccgcgcggacattcgtggggtcaacgcaatggcggacatccgcaaggacgtcgcgacggacgtcccgggaacgccgcgaaactccggtgtccgcagcggacgcccgtatccgcgtcaccgctccgcaatggcggacgtcccgcgcggaactCCTGCACGCTGGCcagacgtccgccgggacgggcgccattgtggatgcgagttcttataataaaaatgtaaaatatgcATATTGTCCACACTACCCTCAAAGATATATATAGAACATGTAATAACTTATATGTATTAATACTATCACATATGGAGTAGTCATTATTGTACTATAAGTAAAACATATGTGGAATAACTTAATCAATATGTATTATATAGTATTATAGTACAAGCAATtacaaattatgcattttttgtaCGTGATAATCTTTAAATATGTACACATGAACTTAAACGGAATGAGTTAACGCaccatttaaaattaattgcaGTAAAAAGAAATGGAAATTTTCTCATAATTGTTAAAGATTTACATTTAAAACATTTTCTATATTAAtatgtaaatataattatactaaggaaacaattttataaatttattgaaaaataaatatgattgATTCGTACCCAATAAAATGACACATAAATCCAAAGAATGAAATAGATGCAGTGGAGAAAAGTTAATCGGATAATgggcatccactataggggggcatccactataggggcggcgcgccggccgaCCCCATGCCGTCGTCGCCCCGCCTAACTATAGTGCGGGTAGCGTCCGTCCCGAGGCGGACGCAATTTTTGGGGCGGAAGGCCCTCCGGCGAGAAGAGTGCAAGGACACACCGAGGGAGATGCGCCGGCCGATAGCGCGGCCGTGCGCGGCGCGGCAGATTGGGGtggacgaattttttttttttttccgtttttttataaattcaatttgaattacctataaatacacctcattcccttcattattttcacaccattccaactctccACTCATACTTTCTCCtactaaaatttgtggattcaattggtattaaaaatggacgatttgtggagtgacgcgtggaattctctgattcaagaggtgcagaaCCAACCCGACGAAGAGGATGCGGCGCGCGCGGCGGAATTGGCGGAGGccgcgatccctcgtgcgattactcgtcgtcggaccatccaacgagaccataGCGGAGCGCACCGGCATCTAATGGCggactactttgtggataacccctgTTATCCACCTGAGATTTTCCGTCAGcaattcagaatgtcgcaacggctcttcaaccatatagcgacgaatttggcggagcggtaccggtgcttcaccctccggagtgATTGCACTGGCCAGATCAGGCTGTCTACTTTTCAGAaatgcaccgctgcaattaggcagcttgcctatgccggaccggctgatatgttctacgaatacctacagatgagTGAGACAACTAGCCTAACGGTGCTCAGGCATTTTTGTAAGGTGATCCGGGAAATATTTGGTCcggagttcctacgaaagcccACCTCTGATGAATGCCAGAGACTGctagatatgcacggttcggtTCACGATTTTATAGggatgttaggaagcatcgattgcatgcattgggagtgggaaaactgcccggtggcgtggaaaggccagttcactattggtttcaaaagcaaaggtccatcgatgattctggaagccgttgttgactaccgtttgcggatctgacatgcgtatttcggtgttgcaggttcgaacaacgacatcaatgttcttcagtcatcgccTCTCTTCAATGATGAGTGCCGGGGGCAGGGttcagaaatcagcttcgtagccaacggaacGCAGTACCgtaggggatactatttggcagatgggatatatcctaagtggcccgtattcgtcatGACAATTCGCCGACCGGTTGGACCGCAGAAACTATATTTTGCGCGAAAACAAGAtgctgctaggaaggatgttgagtgagcttttggtgtgctccaagcgcgatgtgccattatacggtgcccgacacgagtttggcacgaagatgatgttgcgaatattatgttaacatgtatcatattgtacaatataataatagaagatgaatGATTTGTtgcagagcgctgggcaccggaagatggcgcaagtacaagtcacgatGTTGCCTCTGTGCTgatacagatgggtgtaccacgtagtaatgaatatttgctccaacgtttcactaatatgcgcaggagcacagcacataccacactccaggccgatttgattgaagaagtttgggcacgtaggggaggtggcgcAGAGTGAAGAACATTGTGATTTTCTAttgattaaattttcgttgtttaatttttccattactttaatacgaaaatttagtgtttaattttaatttatttaactattgccgttttttttaattacgtatagtccgataattttaattataattaaattaaaataaatgaaaagtggctaaaaaagtGTCCACTATCGCTGCAAACACTTTTTTATGACGTGGACAAATAAACTAGAGCCATGGATAAAAAAataatggggctattggaagtgtacCTAAACATGCCCAATAGAAGAAAAGAGAATTGTCTCACTTCTGTTTCAACTCTCTCGATTCTCTCTCCTCAGTCTCTCTCTTCCACAGCACACGCATTCCTGCACTTGCTTACAAATGATAAACCCAAAATTCCGGTTTTGAAATCGATACATAAACACATCACATTCATTCAGTTCGGTTTCTCTTTATAAAGAAAAGTTGATTCCCTTTTTATCACCtaaaaattaaagaagaatAAAGCCTGTTGATTTCTTGTATATTAAGAggaaaaaaaatccaatttttaACAATTTCAGCCTCACAAAACGCCTGCCCTTTTCCTCTCTTCGCGTGAATCAAACGTTGCCCTTCTCTTCCAAGTATTCCCCTCGCTCGCTTTCACACACAGCACACGCACTACAACGCGTAATTCATCTTCGCAATACGCAAATTGGGTGCATGTCATTTTCCCAGAAAAAAAtgtgaattgttttttttaatttttgattaGGTAAGGATTTTCAATTAGTTTTTTTTCCCTTAAATTTTGATGGGTgagattttaatttttctatttgaagaaaaaaaatcaggGGTTTGGGTGAGAAAAAAGATTGGATTTTGTTGAAATCTGATCGGAGCCCGGATTTTCCGGTGATCAGAAATCTTgttaaaatattgaattttttgCACAACTAAAAAAGAAGAAAGGGAAATATTGATAAAGACTTGCGGTTTATCCAAATGGTTTGTCTAAACGTCAAAGGGTAGTAATCTTTGTTTCGTAATAACAATTTTCTCTCGCTTCTCTTACATTTTTACATAGAAAGAGTGAAGGAAAATCCCGTCaatttctctcttcctctcctcgtaaaatccttttgtttttttttcttcctctgTTTTTCCTTCTGTGCCAACTTTCAAAAAGAGTTAGGAGAGAGAATCACACCCaaattctctctttctctctcttaatcAACCGTGTTGAAGGGAAGAAATCATGTTGATCTTGGACAAGGTTTCAATGCAGACAACAAACCTCGAAAGCTTCTTGGATTGCACAACGCCGCTTGCCCCATCTCAGTTCCTCTCAAaggtttgattttttatttgtttttcattCCCAAAATTCCAATTTGCAGAATTGTTTAAAGTTTTGAATTCAATTTTGCTATATTGATTGGTGAGGGGTTTGTTTGATTCCCCCCCTTTTTTTTATGGATAGAGTGAGACAAGGAAGCTTCATAGGCTATGGCATCCATGGGAAAGGGAAAAAGTTGACTATTTTGTTCTTGCTGACCTTTGGAATACTTTTGATGAATGGAGTGCTTACGGCGCCGGAGTTCCGATCGTCTCCGACAACGGCCAGAATCTAATTCAATACTTCGTGCCTTATCTCTCTGCAATCCAGATTTTCACCAGCAGTTCATCTGCAAACTGCTCGAGGTAAAGAAACCACATTTGCACAGCTGATCACCATTCTTGATTCAATTGTGATTGCTGATTGTTTTAGTTAATTTGTGTTGCTAAGCTGAAGATGTGTATATATTGATTTGATTCGACTGCATTTGGTGCAGGGAGGAAACTGATTCTGTGAGCGAGACAAGGGACTCGTTTAGTGATTCGTTTAGCGATGAGAGCGAGAGTGAGAAGTTGTCGAGGTGGGACGGGTGCTCGTCCGAGGAGGGGATATGCGAGCAGGATTTGTGGAACCAGAATGAGAGATTGGGTAATCTTTACCTTCAGTACTTTGAGAGATCATCCCCCTACGGAAGGGTCCCTCTCACGGACAAGGTAACCCCGTTTAACTGGCTTGAGTTCGTGTTTGACATCATCAACTCTTGATCAAATTGCTAAAGGAGAGGTAGAATAGTTGGATGTGATATGAAAGAATCAAATACTGTAATTGGGGAATATTGTACTAATAAGTTGCAAGCCTTTTTTGACTTGAAAAATCGATCCAACGCATGTGGCTTGATTCATGTCTATGTCTGTAATAGGCCATCGTGTCTTTATTCTACTTTCATGTTCTTGTTGAGGATTAGTTTTAGATTTTGTGGATTGAGTTTCTTGATTCTTTGCTTCTCAGATTAGTAGCTTAGCTCAAAGACACCCGGGATTACTGTCGTTAAGAAGTGTAGATCTTTCACCGGCTAGTTGGATGGCTGTCGCCTGGTTAGCATTCTAAACTTATTAGTACTATCATATCTATTGATTTTACGGGTATTTGAGCTAATAAGGAATCAAGAATTCATGGATTACGCGTGTGAGTCTAGGTACCCTATCTATCACATTCCCACTGGTAGAACGATTAGAGACTTGCAAACGTGCTTCCTCACGTACCACACCCTTTCGTCCTCGTTTCAAGGTATGAACAAAGAACTCCATCATCATCTCATTTTCCCGATTTCTTGATTAATCACGTTCTTAAAATGGCGGGATTATGATGATAGACATGGACTTGGGGGACGATGTTGAGAAtttgaagaggaaaggaaaggaagGGGAAAGCATCCCTCTCCCTCCATTTGGTTTGGCGAGTTACAAGATGCAAGGAGACGTGTGGCTCTCGGACAAGAATGACCTTGACCGGGAGAGGATGGCGTCGCTCTTGAGCGTGGCCGATTCTTGGCTAAAGCAATTGAGGGTCCAACATCATGACTTCAACTACTTCATGGGAATGCGGCATGGCTAGCACAGACACACTCACAGACACGCACTCTTACGTCGTCTATGAAGCCCACCATGAGATAGGCCGTCGTGCATCCGTGGCCGTTGAGCTTTGATAGGGATGGtgtttttgttgatattttaggACAAGTGAGATTAACGTTGAAGgctttttttaaagtttttgcAAAAGATGGCTTGTGATGAAGCAAATGTagttgagagagagaggtgaAGCTAGTTTGTAATTGTGTGTTTAACTTACTCGATGGAAcgatgttttctttttctttctttttttttgtaaattttccTGTTTTTGTACATGTAAATGTATAGATCTTGTGTTTTTGTGATGGCGATGAAATCTGCAGCTCTTTTGCATTTTTAGACATATTTTGTCGGTTTCTGTCTTATTTTGTAAGAAATGGAAGTGGACAAATTAAACAGTTAAAAAAATTTGCATTGGAAACAAGGGTATGTGGGACTTTCTATTAGGGGTAATAACCTCAATGGAAGAATAAATAGTAGGGTATAAAGATTTAATGGAACATATTAACTTTATTGAAGTGGAATAATGAACTCGCATCGTGATGAGTCATAGCATTAATGCACattaataaattgaataaatagtgCTACTACTAATCTATAAATGTAATTAtaggaaaattttaaattaaaaaaaagaactaTTGTGGATAAGTCTGTCACACCATAAGAGAGGTGGGGTCAATGCATGGACAGATTGCCACATTTTTCTAATGTAGATGTATTCGTGTTCACACCAAAATGCAGATTTTCTGCGACGAGGGTTAATTTTGTCATTATCATGCCTCATTTCTTTTCAAGATTTTTATTCACAATTGCTTGacttatttttgtaaataaaaatgtAGTGACTGCCATTGCTACTATGCTCATCCAATTACAATggcaaagtttttttttttcatcctttcCTTTTGCTTATCATTTTGTAAATGTATTTTACTGGACATACTACGAGACAATGTAATCCGATCACTAACAATTAAAACTATATTTCTAATCATTGAGTGAGGGTTATATCGTCCAACACATGATAGGCGTGTTTTATGATATGTATGGTAAACTCATGAATTGAGCAAAATATTAACATACAGTGCACTCAATATATTTACCAAATAGAGTCAAAAGAGAGTTTTAAATTAAAGGAAAAGATTGAGAAGGACATGAAGAATGCAATGCCATTGTTAAAGATTATCTTGCCACATATGtacattcaattatttttaagaCACGATTGTTAATAGTACTTCAAAA
This sequence is a window from Salvia splendens isolate huo1 chromosome 5, SspV2, whole genome shotgun sequence. Protein-coding genes within it:
- the LOC121802199 gene encoding uncharacterized protein LOC121802199 — translated: MLILDKVSMQTTNLESFLDCTTPLAPSQFLSKSETRKLHRLWHPWEREKVDYFVLADLWNTFDEWSAYGAGVPIVSDNGQNLIQYFVPYLSAIQIFTSSSSANCSREETDSVSETRDSFSDSFSDESESEKLSRWDGCSSEEGICEQDLWNQNERLGNLYLQYFERSSPYGRVPLTDKISSLAQRHPGLLSLRSVDLSPASWMAVAWYPIYHIPTGRTIRDLQTCFLTYHTLSSSFQDMDLGDDVENLKRKGKEGESIPLPPFGLASYKMQGDVWLSDKNDLDRERMASLLSVADSWLKQLRVQHHDFNYFMGMRHG